The following coding sequences lie in one Gemmatimonadota bacterium genomic window:
- a CDS encoding HNH endonuclease signature motif containing protein, which translates to MVPATGTVLDVGRKTRTIPPALRRALESRDRGCRFPGCGFRFTDAHHVRHWADGGKTSLANCILLCRLFRLRNKRHYAALITGSCMRGVGGWHATETGSPTSTIPTGSCATMPAARR; encoded by the coding sequence ATGGTCCCGGCAACAGGCACGGTCCTCGACGTGGGACGAAAGACCCGCACGATTCCTCCCGCGCTCCGCCGCGCCCTCGAGTCCCGCGACCGCGGATGCCGGTTCCCGGGGTGTGGGTTCCGGTTTACCGACGCGCATCATGTCCGGCACTGGGCCGACGGCGGCAAGACGAGCCTCGCCAACTGTATCCTCCTCTGCCGCTTATTCCGACTTCGGAATAAGCGGCATTATGCCGCTCTCATCACCGGCTCGTGCATGAGGGGGGTTGGCGGGTGGCATGCAACGGAAACGGGATCGCCCACTTCTACGATCCCCACGGGTTCGTGCGCTACGATGCCCGCCGCCCGGAGGTGA
- a CDS encoding plastocyanin/azurin family copper-binding protein: MVGSREWRLFGLSVLLALTAGCVSSTDPDGGGGPDATATVRTTDDFRFVADEVHIAVSGTVTWRSNSGLRHSITPVGHDTWEPVEWDTRGGVMLEVTFITPGIYDYRCEYHWQDGMYGRIIVLE, translated from the coding sequence ATGGTCGGCAGTCGTGAATGGCGCCTTTTCGGCCTCTCGGTCCTCCTGGCCCTCACGGCGGGATGTGTCTCCTCGACCGACCCGGACGGAGGAGGCGGTCCGGACGCGACGGCGACGGTGCGAACGACCGACGACTTCCGGTTCGTTGCCGATGAGGTGCACATCGCGGTCAGCGGCACGGTGACCTGGCGCTCGAACTCGGGCCTCCGCCACTCCATCACTCCAGTAGGGCACGACACCTGGGAACCGGTCGAATGGGACACCCGCGGCGGCGTCATGCTCGAGGTGACCTTCATCACACCCGGCATCTACGACTACCGCTGCGAATACCACTGGCAGGACGGAATGTACGGGCGGATCATCGTTCTGGAGTGA